AAGCTATGAATTCAGTTATAGTCCtttatatagtataattttcGGTTATCGTCAAGGTGTACGCAAGAATTAAGATAAAATGCATGTCttgtaatttagttataaaaacacTTTCACTTagatacatatacatatataaagtaaattgtaaaaCGGTAGAACTTTCGACAACTCCATATAGGACTGTATAATTCATTCAGAATTCTCGGAAACcaattcataattaatatagtttGCATGATCAcgttaatatttttgaacaatcaCGCAAACCACATATCGTCATTGGAATTAAACACGTTGGTATAATCACAATCATATCAATCACTGTAGTACTGTGATTGTTTTAGCATggtaaattagtttatttataatgtttaatattgtatagtatgaataattttatgtctATTTCCACGCATTCCGATAGACAAGAACCTTGGTGAGttctataattgtataataaacaaaaatacgttCGTGTTTCACATGTTTAGCACCTAATATATTCGACGTATATATATGTGGATTCGTTTGGGAAGTACTACGAGTATGCTAGTTGTTTTTGTACGTTGCGTTGTGATTGTAAAGATTgttcaattatttgtttaaaaatattcggcGATGACTTCTAATAATTCAAAATCTTGCGAGGGATTAGTGGGTAtgttgtttttagtttttgtacAGTATAAAGCTAAATGTTTAgatttgtataattacttttccGTCTATATATTTGGTAAACAggaaaaaaaccttaaaattaGAATAGATCTGAACCAATTTAGTGCTCTATATCTTTGTCGTAACATATTCTCCTATAATGttgctaaaaattaaaataatatattgataaattacATTTAGAGAATATAAGTCTTAAATAAAGCTAAAACATTTTTGTGGCTTTGTTGCATAATATCCAAATATATCAGATAAAACTATAGAGAATAATTAAGATTAAATAAGACGcgagtaaaataaattgataaaatcacTTTAGTTCCTCGACTTACCTATAACATTCAGGgtaatataacaaattttaagatACTGGAAcgagtataaaacaaaattttaaaacagaataatGAGACTTTTTACTAAACATTCCAAGAATTGACGAAAATAAATTGCTAAAACTAATTACCATATTCGTCAAGCTGGCGAACTGCAAAACACCAGTAATATCCTCGGGGAATTTTGTTTTTGCGCCGCACCCACGCAATTTCGTAGCTGGTGGGTGTTTCGCTCGAGAAATTGATACCTATATCCCGAGATAATGTAGTTAGATCCTATTATAAACCGAACTGGTCTGATGGAACGGGTTTCGGTACAGGTTCCTTGCAAATTTGCTCGCGAATGCTGCGGCTGCGAAAATCAATAGGAGTTATTGCGTTGTTGTGTTGCGAAGTTCTAACACCATAACTACAGCATCTATATAAATTTAACGCTTTCTGAATACAGAatacttttattgataataattctCACGACGCCTAAAATCTTTGGAATTGGATttcgtaaattaaaattgataatgaACGGTAATCCCATAAAATTTGTAACGATAAGCATCTTCAAAGCAATCCAAACGCTGAATCGGCGTGTTTCATTGGTATAAATGTGAATAACTTTAAATTTGAATAGTTGAACATGTTTTTCTCGATATCTTTTAGCGATTCTTGGAATGACATCATAAAATTCGACGCATGCGGTGTTAGAACTTCTAAAGCGTTTGTGTTCATGTTTGTGTATTTGTGTAGAGAAACTGTGTAATAAGTTCCTGTTCGATGTTATTTGATTAGGATATTTAATGCTAGTGTGTGCTAATAGGACAGTACATATGGCTTTGCATTTTTTCCGGTTTTTACTGAACCTTTGAGCAATGCATAAACTTTAATGCTTATCAAAAGATGTTATTTGCAGCTAATGGTTCGAATAATAGCGTACCGTTAAACTTTATTAACCGTTTACATTAGAATATGCAAATTGAGAAAATCGGAACATGGAAGCCTATAGTTGTAAATGAATAACGTTGGTAATAAACTTGAAGACAAATaagatataataacaaataatgcgatacgataaaaaaaacaattgatggATTTTATGAATTGCAGGCGCTTTCCGAAGCATCGGAGAGAAGACCGCCTCTCTGTTCGATAGGAAGAAGAAGGACGCTGAACAGATCGCTGCAGAAAAGGCACAAGAGGCTGCGCACGTCGTTGAAGACCAGGTCAAGAAAGCTGGGGAGATTATCGGAGGAGCCCAGAAGACCGCCACTGAAGCTGCTGGTacaggtaataaatattttatttcttaagctACTCGGAGGCAAAGGTAACTGAAcgaatattgtttaaattctattaaaagttttatactATATGTAAATGTGTATGTAAGCACTGGAACGAACACAAACTGCGTGTTTATGCACATGTTTCGTGTTGTGATTAACTGATTAGGATTCAGAAATGTTTTCTAATTGTTTATCAcactttttaaaatcagatatATTACGGTCTTAACATTTCgtaattacttttgtttttaaattattacaagtgAATGGTACTAAAACAATTCGTACCTGACTATTACAATGGTAAAAGATTGTTTCTTGAGATTCAGGTGAtctttttaatctatttatagATAAGTTAGATTAgtagttaataatttatctgAAGAGCCATCTGCCGTGAGATACTTTGtactttagtaattataataaatttaaacgattatacgaatttaaatgacattctgcataaattatttttttgaatttattgtaatactaatgacaaaataaataaattataatgtatcaaATTGAGTTATCGACGAACATTTTACgtggaatattttataagttgacGAAATGTAATAAACTACTTCGAAAATGATAACGTAGTGCAATTAACCTCTTTCATTATACCTATTACATAATAGTTGTTTGATGTTTCCATAATCTATAACATTATTGataaatacctagtcttgccataaatattgtaataaagaaaaaagaaaattgttaactgcaaataacatttattacttttacagtgtgtcagtttaatacataaatataaaacaattaaaaatataaaaagcttattcgaagtggtctccattggctgcaatacagtcctttaaacgatgaggccagttatcaatagaagcacgcactctttccatgggaaaattcttcactgccaatcgtatagattgttttagggactcaaattatcatggcgtttagagcaagctgtactctctaaaactgaccacaaatcataatccagcggattaagatcgggactagacgacggccagtcttcagctctgatgaagtccgaaacgttcgattccaaccaagactgcgtggaccgagctttatgacccggcgccgagtcttgctggaaggaccatacttggttattgaacatggtgatgttaaggggcttaactaccttctcaagaatggtatcttgatacacttgtgccgatgttttgataccttttcacaaaaatatggctcagtcactccttcatagctaacaccccaccaaaccatcactgaagtcggataatgtccacgttgcactctgtcgactaattgggaagcttccttagagctttgagcataaatacggtcattttgtttgttaaaatgttgctcaattgtaaaaattttctcatccgtaaacaaaatttttctgtgacctccctttgcgtaccgcttcagtagttgtttcgattttaccaccctattcttctttaaattatcagttaagaaatggccagtgcgtctcttataggctgcaagtcctaagtcatcttttaaaatacgcgacatggttctaggtgctatcttcatttcccgagataaaatcttttgctttcggacaggatttcttcgaattctttcccttactgctttgaccacctttttcgtacgaacactacgtggacggccagatcttttctgtcacaaacagaggaggtctcattgtacctattaatagcccggtacacaaacattttactaataccaagtgtatggagagttttaaaattgcatttggctccatacctactttgtgtaatgctatcacagcgattcggttctctttatcaccccacaccattttaatatcgcaaaatattttacaatgtattggcgccaaaatgagaaaacacaatgaacaatcgtataaaaatgacagattcgaaattcaaatgtaatatttttttataattaagtgtaacagtatttatggccagactaagtacattaaaaatatactcatGCGCTGATACATTATTTGTAAACCATTGTAGTAACAGTTTTAGATTAATAGTTAATCAATTTCGTAATTAACGACATATCAAATGATTATATGAaaacgtttatatttatattttattgccaaCTACATAGCTCATGACTGCTtcgtaattattgttattcgtgaTCATTATTCTCTTGTCGCCTGATATGACAACTTGATTGTACAGATTAATCTGATTGTCCCCAGGCGGATGGCAACGATTTATTCGTGTCGTCTGAGGTCTAAACGGGTCGGTGCAATGGCACAAGAAACATTGTTTAATGCTATATTAGGAATTGACGTCATAGGCTAAAATAGGACAGCGACTTTAGGAAACtagaaatgtatatttaatttctatagaAAACATATTCCTTATTGTCACATATGTCGTTTTTGTGATGCAATGTGTTGTGGTGTGTGATGTTGAAAGCACTTTTGATGTCCAATTAGCCGCTGACGCGAAGCACTCCGCAATTGACGCCCTCGACAAAGAACTCTCGAAGGTGTCTCTTGCTGCTGGAGAGGCGGTCGATGCAGCCAACAAAGCAGTCGCCGACGGCAAGAAAGTCGTCGACACCACAAAAGGTAAGACCAATTTGATAGGTTATAAAACGCAAGACTGCAAAGAAGAAAGAGTCAAAGAAGGTAGCGAGTAAACAGAGGTATCGCATAGTTTCAAACCCATTTTTATTTGCTCGTAAAACTGATTTCATTTGCTCGATTCTATTTTTGCATTGATCGTCATGTTTATGTAGAATTTGTAAATCTAAACGTCATTCTTTGGCAATTCATATTCAACATTTTCatttctaaattttaattttatttagtttgttttctatcgctattttatttttccaattaGATACGCTTGCAACGACAGCAGAAAATACCAAGAAAGCAGCTGAATCAGCAGTGAACACGGCTaaaggtaatttatattaacctTCATGTATTATTCTTGCACATGGTTCAAGTATAATAAACGTTGCACGTATTATAGATTCGATCAGTAATACAGTAGACAACTCAAAGAGTGCTGCCCAGTCAGCCGTGGATACCGGTAAAGTTTACATCGACAGTGCTAAAGGTATTTAAGAGGCTGGATAATATGCAATGCAATTGTTTTTGCTTCGTTATGAACTGTTACGAGAGGTAattgtaatgaatattaatgtTGAACTTATTTTGATGTGGATGAGGTAAGTTTATCAAATGCCTTAGAGATGTGAATAAACTATAGCTCAATACAAACTGAAATTGCGCTTGCGTATTATCTAGTGTCCAATTTATTAACGacaattaattctatttttcttTTGCTTTCACTTTTCCTATCTATTTTCCTATTATTTCGTAGATAAAATTCATGGCACTGTAGAAAGTACAAAATCGGCTgctcaatccgcactagacacAGGAAAAAATTACGCTAGTAGTGCAAAAGGCAAGTTTCAGATTATTTagtatttccttttatttataaattttagttgatatgtaaatttatttattcgtttatttCCGTAGACACATTGGCTAGTGGCTTACAGAGTACTGTAGACACAACAGCAAAAGTAACGCAGTCCACATTCGATACTGGCAAAACTTATGCTGTTGGTGCAAAAGGTATTTCgacaattcaaaatatatattttcttttgctgtttttattataattttatcctatTTTCCACCTCGTAGATTCTGTATCCAGCACTATTAAAAGCAACTGTAGACACAACACAAAAAGTAGCCCAATCGGCTCTTGATACTAGCAAAACATACGCTACATCAGCTAGAGGTAACCATCGTTTTTTGGGCTGCACATACCATATTCATCAGTTTcttatttatcattttgtttttttttttatttatccgtAGATTCCGTGGCAAATTCAGTAAACAGTACTGTGGAAAGGACTAAAATGCCGCCAATACCGCTGTAGAGTCCGCAAAAACCTATGTCGATAGTGCGAAAGGTACACCAGATAGTTTTGATTGTCCCGTGACGATGTGTAAACCTTGTAACTAACCCCCGTGTGTTTGCCAATTAATGCTTTAGATACAGCACAGAGTACTTTCCAATCGGCATACGACGCGTCAATGACCGCAGCTTACTCTGTGTTCGACATCGGAAAGTCATATTTAGATAATGCCAAAGGTATATgttgcttttttgtttgtaaatgacAGCTCCATTTGATCACATGATTACGTTCTGTTAATTTCTATCGTAGATACAGTAGCGAGCACAGTAGATAGTACAAAGAAATCAGCTCAGAGCACATTTGACGCGGGGAAAAGTTACGTGGATTCTGCCAAAGGTATGAAATGTGGAGTAGAGTTAGTATCATGGCTTTCAGTGTGTTTTATGTCCGCTATCACATTTTGTAGATACAATACAGAGCACGCTACAGAGCACTGTAGATACGACAAAAAATGTAGCCAACTCCGCCGTTGAAACCGGGAAGACCTATGTGAACACTGCCAAAGGTAAATATCTCATGCATAAATCACCTTAGGCTTTTTGTAATGTCTGAAATCATCGCAAAATTGATCATTTCATTTTCGGAAAAATATgaatagaatttttttattatttatccgtACTCCGTCGTCGTCATAACCGTGGTTAATATTCCAATACTTTCAATAAAGTACAGTTACATTAACCAGTGACACATACGGGTGAAATTCGAGTGGTTTGCGGTTAAGTCAGTATTGCAATTGGAGTGCAGTCTCAAGTTACGTCTTCCTTTTGTGTCGTGGTTTAGTGCGTATTCGAATTAAGTAACACATTTCATCATTCCAATTATTGAATTCATATACTGGTGCATTAGTTTGAATCtgtatttaaaacaactttAGAAAGatatacctacaatatttaGGGTATTTATGAGTTGGcttcttatatatttagatacagTAGCAAACACGGTAGATACAACAAAAAACGTTGCAGCATCTGCTGTTGAAAAGGGCACCACTATTATAGGCACTGCTAAGGGTACTCATGCATAGTATTttcaacagatttttttattctataaggTATCTGACctcgatatttaatattttatagacaccGTTGCAAATACAGTCCATACAACAGTAGATACAACAAAGAATGTCGCGGCTTCAGCTGTAGAAAAGGGCACTGGCTTGATTGGCACTGCAAAACGTAgaaataatagttaaataaattccttgttttctttaaaaaagctacatgaatcatttttaattattttatagatacggTAGCAAACACAGTAAATACAACAGTAGATACAACAAAAAATGTCGCGGCATCAGCTGTGGAGAAGGGCACCACTTTAATAGGCACTGCTAGAGGTATCGCTTTAGttgctttttgtttatttcatttcgCAAACATTTTCTAATTGCTATTATTCGGTTTATTGTAGATACTGTAGCAAACACCGTTCATACCACTGTAGATACGACTAAAAATGTTGCCGCTTCAGCAGTTGAAAAGGGTACTACCCTAATTGGTAGTGCTAAAGGTAGGACTTCGATTAAATgctgtttaatgttttagttacaCGGTTTTTTacgcacatatttttttctttgtagacACAGTAGCAAACACAGTAAACGCCACTGTAGATACAACAAAGAACGTAGCTGCTTCCGCAGTAGAAAAGGGTTCCTATGCCATTGGTACTGCAAAAggtagaatttaaatttaattagtccTTTTTTGATTAGAGAATCACAGCCAATAttgcacatatttttttctttgtagaaACTGTAGCGAATACAGTAAATGCGACCGTAGACACAACTAAGAATGTAGCTGCTTCTGCAGTAGAAAAGGGCACATTCCTGATTGGTGCTGCTAAAGGTAGggatttgattttatttgcatttgtttcttatcacaaatattgtacctactcattccataatatcaataattgtaGATACAGTATCAAACACCGTACACACAACCGTAGATACGACCAAAAATGTCGCTGCAGCAGCTGTAGAGAAGGGCACAACTCTTATTGACACAGCTAAAGGTAGCTTCCGTTTTGATCGCAATTCATCCACTGTATTTCCTTTTATGTTGTCCACACTcattaaattgcttttatttttatttgctaaatCTATAGGTACAGTAGCGAACACAGTTAGTGCAACAGTAGACACAGGCAAAATGTAGCTTCATCTGTTGTTGAGAAGGAGCGTCGTTGATAGATACAACTAAAACAATAGCGGCGTCCGCAGACAAAAGGCACAGCTGTTATCGGCAGTGCTAAAGGTggtattttcttaatttttccttCTTCATTTTGATctctctttatattataaaaaaaaataacattattggtATTCCCTTTGTAGACACAGTCTCAAATACAGTTCACTCAACTGTAGACTCGACTAAAAATTTAGCGGCTTCCGCTGTCGAAACTGGTTCATCATACATAGGATCAGCTAAAGGTAGTTGTTAATAAATAGACTTAAAtcatatcataaa
This portion of the Manduca sexta isolate Smith_Timp_Sample1 chromosome 14, JHU_Msex_v1.0, whole genome shotgun sequence genome encodes:
- the LOC119189254 gene encoding perilipin-4-like (The sequence of the model RefSeq protein was modified relative to this genomic sequence to represent the inferred CDS: added 34 bases not found in genome assembly), with protein sequence MTSNNSKSCEGLVGAFRSIGEKTASLFDRKKKDAEQIAAEKAQEAAHVVEDQVKKAGEIIGGAQKTATEAAGTAADAKHSAIDALDKELSKVSLAAGEAVDAANKAVADGKKVVDTTKDTLATTAENTKKAAESAVNTAKDSISNTVDNSKSAAQSAVDTGKVYIDSAKDKIHGTVESTKSAAQSALDTGKNYASSAKDTLASGLQSTVDTTAKVTQSTFDTGKTYAVGAKDTAQSTFQSAYDASMTAAYSVFDIGKSYLDNAKDTVASTVDSTKKSAQSTFDAGKSYVDSAKDTIQSTLQSTVDTTKNVANSAVETGKTYVNTAKDTVANTVHTTVDTTKNVAASAVEKGTGLIGTAKHTVANTVNTTVDTTKNVAASAVEKGTTLIGTARDTVANTVHTTVDTTKNVAASAVEKGTTLIGSAKDTVANTVNATVDTTKNVAASAVEKGSYAIGTAKETVANTVNATVDTTKNVAASAVEKGTFLIGAAKDTVSNTVHTTVDTTKNVAAAAVEKGTTLIDTAKDTVSNTVHSTVDSTKNLAASAVETGSSYIGSAKDTVSQTVDKTKNAAASAVDTGFSYVGAAKDTVANTVHSTVDVTKNVASSTFDKGVSFVGSAKDTLAHTVDSTKTVAAAAFDKSASLYDSAKDTVSSTVQSSVDTTKSAASSVYDKGVSIVGSAKDTVASSMFNTQDTDLATETKNVVEDAEDVIANKFKTKEFSHPLLEGYEVPLEDSVDTINTTVDTTKKAAEDAKAQALKAAEEAKERARLAAEAAKNEAQRVASTAVEESKKAAEKAAEDASNAISSTVDNTFKRVEAATDEGLKNAGQVVDAKIKDADKFLNEKRENLVSNLSSAAHDASQGAAGLLSKGLTAFPK